A window of Verrucomicrobiia bacterium contains these coding sequences:
- a CDS encoding DNA polymerase III subunit alpha gives MSHADFVHLHLHTEYSLLDGACRLDRLMEKAHELKMPSLAITDHGVLYGAIDFYKAAREKGIKPIIGCEVYVAPGSRLEKKSSSGGRDVYNHLVLLAKDEAGYKNLIKLTTAAHLDGYYYKPRIDKELLASHKEGLIALSGCLASEISTWITKDQLDRARDSVDWFKQTLGAENFYLELQNNGIPEQVKVNDHLILWAKEFGLKLVATNDVHYIEKGHSHAHDCLVCIGTQTMLSDPKRMGAGYPAEQLYLRSAEEMKARFTDTPEAIQNTLEIAEKCNVEIEFNKLHYPVFHPPEHFTREGFLRKLLAEGLERRYGMDVLAEGEKFIIEKISDARRLPTFIPTPEQNREPNTPITDLNDPAVAAAVKVVIDRLDVELKVIEKTGFISYFLIVGDFVRYGRDHGISCVARGSAAGSIVTFLLEISNVDPIRYGLLFERFLNPERVNPPDIDIDFADDRRADVIEYVRKKYGNESVAQIVTFGTMGAKSVVRDVGRVMGLGYGDCDRLAKMIPTDLKMDLNKALKQSPDLKTAFDTEEVTRELFDTAFILEDLTRNASVHAAGVVIGDQPLVNLLPLKQDEDGTLVTQYAMNPVGELGLLKMDFLGLKTLTVIRNTCEMVKASKGIEVPIDNLPLDDAKTYDLLNKAQTLGIFQLESSGMRDLCRKFQISSVEHITALIALYRPGPMELIPEFIKRRHGEVKIEYEHPLLEAICRETYGIMVYQEQVMQAAQVLAGYTLGGADLLRRAMGKKKVEEMQKQRETFVKGAAKTNQISASKANQIFDLLEKFAGYGFNKSHAAAYAIVAYQTAYLKANYPVEFLSAMMTNDMSDTKKLGEFINEARAMGIEVLPPDVNESQVVFAPARGGKVIRFGLAAIKGVGEVAVLSILAARKEAGEFPALADMCERVDIRTVNRRVLEALIKSGGCDAFKETRATLFAQIDRVLARAAGIISDRQRGQSSMFGMLEEKAEKQETFAKLPEWSQHELLAAEKELLGFYVTGHPLTPFAPLLKKYALTNTTGLTQLPNRGLTRIGGLVSAVQQGVSKKSNKPYAMVTLEDLEGTVQILCMNENYDKYRSLFVMNKALLIVGEVNNGEDKPKIFPQEIMPLEDAPRKYTKQVHFRLHTAHLQPQQMLNLQELASAYPGKCPLFLCFMRPGGESIFVETHEKYCVAPSMQLQQAADERFGDDTYYVKVDSALPERVQRKWEKRGGDNGDE, from the coding sequence ATGTCGCACGCTGACTTTGTCCATTTGCATTTGCACACCGAGTATTCGCTGCTCGATGGCGCCTGCCGCCTTGACCGGCTGATGGAGAAAGCCCACGAGTTGAAAATGCCATCGCTGGCCATCACCGACCACGGCGTGCTCTACGGCGCGATTGATTTTTACAAGGCCGCCCGCGAAAAAGGCATCAAGCCCATCATCGGCTGCGAAGTTTACGTCGCGCCCGGCAGCCGTCTCGAAAAGAAAAGTTCCAGCGGCGGTCGCGATGTTTATAACCATCTCGTCCTGCTCGCGAAGGACGAGGCTGGCTATAAAAACCTCATCAAGCTCACCACCGCCGCGCATCTCGACGGTTATTATTACAAGCCGCGCATTGATAAGGAACTGCTCGCATCGCACAAGGAAGGCTTGATCGCTCTCTCCGGCTGTCTCGCGAGCGAAATTTCGACCTGGATCACGAAAGACCAACTCGACCGCGCCCGCGATTCTGTGGACTGGTTCAAGCAAACTCTCGGCGCGGAAAATTTTTATCTCGAGTTGCAGAACAACGGCATCCCCGAGCAGGTTAAAGTGAATGACCATCTCATTCTTTGGGCGAAGGAATTCGGCCTCAAACTCGTCGCGACGAATGACGTGCATTACATCGAGAAAGGCCATTCGCACGCGCACGATTGCCTCGTCTGCATCGGCACGCAAACCATGTTGAGCGATCCCAAGCGCATGGGCGCCGGTTATCCCGCCGAGCAGCTTTACCTGCGCTCCGCCGAGGAAATGAAGGCGCGCTTCACGGACACGCCCGAGGCGATTCAAAACACGCTCGAGATCGCTGAGAAATGCAACGTCGAAATCGAGTTCAATAAATTGCATTACCCGGTTTTTCATCCGCCGGAACATTTCACGCGCGAAGGTTTTTTGCGCAAGCTGCTCGCCGAGGGACTCGAACGCCGCTATGGAATGGACGTCCTCGCCGAAGGCGAGAAATTCATCATCGAAAAAATCTCCGACGCGCGGCGCTTGCCGACCTTCATTCCCACGCCCGAACAAAATCGCGAACCAAACACACCCATCACGGACTTGAACGATCCGGCGGTCGCGGCGGCGGTGAAGGTCGTGATTGATCGCCTCGACGTCGAACTCAAGGTCATCGAGAAGACCGGCTTCATCAGTTATTTTTTGATCGTCGGCGACTTCGTGCGCTACGGTCGCGATCACGGTATTTCCTGCGTGGCGCGCGGTTCCGCCGCCGGGTCCATCGTGACCTTCTTGCTGGAGATTTCCAACGTGGATCCGATTCGTTACGGCCTGCTCTTCGAGCGATTCCTGAATCCCGAGCGCGTGAATCCGCCGGATATTGATATTGATTTCGCCGATGATCGCCGCGCGGACGTGATCGAATACGTGCGCAAAAAATATGGCAACGAATCCGTGGCGCAAATCGTCACCTTCGGCACGATGGGCGCGAAGTCCGTCGTGCGCGATGTCGGCCGCGTGATGGGCCTTGGCTACGGCGATTGCGACCGTCTCGCCAAGATGATTCCCACCGATTTGAAGATGGATTTGAACAAGGCGTTGAAACAATCGCCCGACCTCAAGACCGCGTTCGACACCGAGGAAGTCACCCGCGAATTGTTCGATACCGCCTTCATCCTCGAAGACCTCACGCGCAACGCCTCCGTCCACGCCGCGGGTGTCGTCATCGGCGACCAGCCGCTCGTGAATTTGCTTCCGCTCAAACAGGACGAGGACGGCACGCTCGTCACGCAGTACGCCATGAATCCCGTCGGCGAACTGGGCCTGCTCAAGATGGATTTTCTTGGGCTCAAAACGCTGACCGTCATTCGCAACACCTGTGAAATGGTCAAGGCCAGCAAAGGCATCGAAGTCCCGATTGATAATCTGCCGCTCGACGATGCCAAGACTTACGACCTGCTCAACAAGGCGCAAACGCTCGGCATCTTCCAGTTGGAATCCAGCGGCATGCGCGATTTGTGCCGCAAGTTTCAGATCAGTTCGGTCGAACATATCACGGCATTGATCGCGTTGTATCGCCCGGGGCCGATGGAGCTGATTCCCGAATTCATCAAGCGCCGCCACGGCGAGGTGAAGATCGAATACGAACATCCCTTGCTCGAAGCGATTTGCCGCGAGACTTACGGCATCATGGTTTATCAGGAACAAGTCATGCAGGCGGCGCAGGTGCTGGCGGGCTACACGCTCGGCGGCGCGGATTTGCTTCGCCGCGCGATGGGCAAGAAAAAAGTCGAGGAAATGCAGAAGCAGCGCGAGACCTTCGTGAAGGGCGCTGCCAAGACGAATCAAATTTCTGCCTCGAAGGCGAACCAGATTTTCGATTTGCTCGAAAAATTCGCCGGCTACGGCTTCAACAAATCGCACGCGGCGGCTTATGCGATCGTGGCATATCAGACGGCGTATCTGAAGGCGAATTATCCCGTCGAATTCCTCAGCGCCATGATGACGAACGACATGAGCGACACCAAGAAGCTCGGCGAGTTCATCAACGAAGCGCGCGCAATGGGCATCGAAGTGTTGCCGCCGGACGTCAATGAAAGCCAGGTGGTCTTCGCGCCCGCGCGCGGCGGCAAAGTGATTCGTTTCGGCCTCGCCGCGATCAAAGGCGTCGGCGAAGTCGCGGTGTTGAGCATTCTCGCGGCGCGAAAGGAAGCCGGCGAGTTCCCCGCGCTCGCCGATATGTGCGAACGCGTGGACATCCGCACCGTGAACCGCCGCGTGCTGGAAGCCTTGATCAAATCGGGCGGTTGCGACGCCTTCAAGGAAACGCGCGCGACTTTGTTTGCGCAGATAGACCGCGTCCTCGCGCGCGCGGCGGGAATTATTTCTGATCGCCAGCGCGGGCAAAGCTCGATGTTCGGCATGCTCGAGGAAAAAGCGGAAAAGCAGGAGACCTTCGCGAAGTTGCCAGAGTGGTCGCAACATGAATTGCTCGCCGCCGAAAAAGAGTTGCTTGGATTTTACGTGACCGGCCATCCGCTCACGCCGTTTGCGCCGCTGTTGAAAAAATATGCGCTCACCAACACCACCGGCCTCACTCAACTCCCGAATCGCGGTTTGACGCGCATCGGCGGATTAGTGTCGGCGGTGCAACAGGGCGTGTCAAAAAAGAGCAACAAGCCTTATGCGATGGTGACGCTCGAAGACCTCGAAGGCACGGTACAAATCCTGTGCATGAACGAGAATTACGACAAATATCGCAGCCTGTTTGTGATGAACAAAGCCCTCCTCATCGTCGGCGAAGTGAACAACGGCGAAGACAAACCGAAAATCTTTCCGCAGGAAATCATGCCGCTTGAGGACGCGCCGCGCAAATATACGAAGCAAGTGCATTTCCGATTGCACACCGCTCATCTCCAACCGCAGCAAATGTTGAACCTGCAGGAGCTTGCCTCGGCTTACCCCGGCAAATGCCCGCTCTTTCTCTGCTTCATGCGCCCCGGCGGCGAAAGCATTTTTGTCGAGACGCACGAGAAATACTGCGTCGCGCCTTCGATGCAATTACAACAAGCCGCCGACGAGCGTTTCGGCGACGACACCTATTACGTCAAAGTGGACAGCGCCTTGCCCGAACGCGTCCAGCGCAAATGGGAAAAACGCGGCGGCGACAACGGCGACGAGTAA
- a CDS encoding dienelactone hydrolase family protein, producing the protein MKILITTLIAFLTFGGVLRAHAAVHTENVEYKDGAATLEGYLAYDDSTRGKRPGVLVVHQWMGLTDYEKHRAEMLAQMGYVVFCADIYGKGIRPKNTAEAGQQAGKYKGDRGLLRERAKAALDVLEKNDLTDSKHVAAIGYCFGGTTAIELARSGADLAGIVSFHGGLDSRNPADGKNIKGKVLVLHGADDPFSSPQDVAAFQNEMREAGVDWQMVLYGGAVHSFTEKDADDMKIKGAAYNEKADRRSWADMQQFFAEIFH; encoded by the coding sequence ATGAAAATTTTAATCACAACCTTGATTGCATTCCTGACTTTTGGCGGCGTGCTGCGCGCCCACGCCGCGGTTCACACTGAGAATGTCGAATATAAAGACGGCGCTGCCACGCTCGAAGGCTATCTCGCTTATGATGATTCCACCAGGGGCAAACGCCCCGGCGTGTTAGTTGTGCATCAATGGATGGGCCTGACCGATTATGAAAAGCATCGCGCCGAGATGCTCGCGCAAATGGGCTATGTGGTTTTCTGTGCGGATATTTACGGTAAAGGCATTCGCCCGAAAAACACCGCCGAAGCCGGCCAGCAGGCCGGGAAATATAAGGGTGATCGCGGTCTTTTGCGTGAACGCGCGAAGGCGGCGCTCGACGTGCTCGAAAAGAATGATCTCACGGACAGCAAACACGTCGCGGCTATCGGTTATTGTTTCGGCGGCACGACGGCCATTGAACTGGCGCGTAGCGGCGCGGACCTTGCGGGCATCGTAAGTTTCCACGGCGGATTGGATTCACGGAACCCGGCGGACGGAAAGAATATCAAGGGCAAGGTGCTCGTGCTTCACGGCGCGGATGATCCGTTTAGTTCGCCGCAAGATGTCGCCGCGTTTCAAAATGAAATGCGCGAAGCCGGAGTGGATTGGCAGATGGTGTTGTACGGCGGCGCGGTCCACAGCTTCACGGAAAAGGACGCTGACGATATGAAAATAAAAGGCGCGGCTTACAATGAGAAGGCCGATCGGCGTTCATGGGCAGACATGCAGCAATTTTTTGCGGAAATTTTTCACTGA
- a CDS encoding dihydropteroate synthase, producing MLKLEYLAELLEKHRAAAHARVKEFSIGGKPFTFNSQPAIMGVINLSPDSWYRESVCLSAEAAVQRGRVLGAQGARIIDVGAESSLAHAARADEGLQNSRLLPVIRGLRAAGLLVSVETYQVEVARACLEAGASVLNLTGVERGEELFRMVAAHDAAVIICHVQGKNVRDVSDFNFTTDPTAMLEEYFARQIELATRNGVEKIFIDPGLGFYYRNLQDSAVRVRHQLTTFLNTFRLRQLGFPTCHALPHAFEFFGEEVRSAEPFFAVMAALGKTDLYRTHEVPRIKAVLDALQIF from the coding sequence ATGTTGAAACTCGAATATCTGGCCGAGTTGTTGGAGAAGCATCGCGCCGCCGCGCACGCGCGCGTGAAGGAATTTTCCATCGGGGGCAAGCCGTTCACTTTCAATTCGCAACCGGCGATCATGGGTGTGATCAATCTTTCGCCGGATTCGTGGTATCGCGAGAGCGTTTGCCTTAGCGCGGAAGCAGCGGTGCAGCGCGGGCGCGTGCTTGGGGCGCAAGGAGCGCGCATCATTGATGTCGGCGCGGAATCGAGCCTGGCGCACGCCGCGCGGGCGGATGAGGGTTTGCAGAACAGCCGCCTGCTGCCAGTGATTCGCGGTTTGCGCGCGGCGGGTTTGCTGGTGTCGGTCGAGACGTATCAAGTCGAAGTGGCGCGCGCGTGCCTTGAAGCGGGCGCGAGTGTGTTGAATCTCACTGGCGTGGAGCGTGGCGAAGAATTGTTTCGCATGGTGGCCGCGCACGATGCCGCCGTCATCATCTGCCATGTGCAGGGAAAAAATGTGCGCGACGTCAGCGATTTCAATTTCACCACCGATCCCACGGCGATGCTGGAGGAATATTTTGCCCGGCAGATCGAATTGGCCACGCGCAACGGCGTCGAAAAAATCTTCATAGATCCGGGCCTGGGATTTTATTATCGTAATCTTCAGGATAGTGCCGTGCGCGTGCGCCATCAGTTGACGACGTTTTTAAACACCTTCCGTCTCCGGCAACTGGGTTTTCCGACCTGCCACGCGTTGCCGCATGCTTTTGAATTTTTTGGCGAAGAAGTGCGCAGCGCGGAACCGTTTTTCGCGGTGATGGCGGCGCTGGGGAAGACGGATTTATATCGCACGCACGAAGTCCCGCGCATCAAGGCGGTGTTGGATGCGCTGCAAATTTTCTAA
- a CDS encoding M20 family metallopeptidase — MGFEVGGGANIVTVVFRAMTKTEKLLCELIALPSVNNALLPAGHPRAGEQRVADFLAATLVSAGLGVDLQEVFPGRNNLLARLSPSGKVRQRILLAPHMDTVDAADAKQLSPEKIGDRICGRGACDTKGSVAAMAGALCELAGSNRRPQATEIIFAGLIDEEVGQAGSRALVKSKLKADLAIVGEPTRLEIMTAHKGNLWLKLETHGQAAHGARPDLGKNAVHEMARVVDLLETDYAAQLRQRRHALLGRPTINVGTISGGVQANIVPDYCAITIDRRTIPGETDASVLREIKALLKKKHLRATFANTKDAPCFPMETDTRLPLVREFMRSVGQSRARGADYFCDASVLSRGGTPSVVFGPGDIAQAHTADEWISAKSLERAREILVHFLSALP; from the coding sequence TTGGGCTTTGAAGTTGGCGGCGGCGCGAACATAGTTACGGTGGTTTTTCGCGCCATGACCAAAACGGAAAAATTACTTTGCGAACTGATCGCGCTGCCGAGCGTGAACAATGCGCTTTTGCCCGCCGGACATCCGCGCGCGGGTGAACAACGCGTCGCCGATTTTCTCGCCGCGACGCTCGTATCCGCCGGTCTGGGTGTGGATTTGCAGGAAGTGTTTCCCGGTCGCAACAATTTGCTCGCGCGCCTTTCGCCTTCGGGAAAAGTTCGCCAGCGCATTCTGCTCGCGCCGCACATGGACACCGTGGACGCGGCGGACGCCAAACAACTTTCGCCGGAAAAAATCGGCGATCGCATTTGCGGACGCGGCGCTTGCGACACGAAAGGTTCCGTGGCGGCAATGGCAGGCGCGCTTTGTGAACTGGCCGGAAGCAATCGGCGTCCGCAAGCGACGGAAATTATTTTTGCGGGCCTGATAGATGAGGAAGTAGGGCAAGCCGGTTCGCGCGCGCTGGTGAAATCAAAATTAAAAGCGGATCTGGCCATCGTGGGCGAACCGACGCGGCTGGAAATCATGACCGCGCACAAGGGGAACTTGTGGCTCAAGCTGGAAACGCACGGCCAAGCGGCGCACGGCGCGCGTCCCGACCTCGGCAAAAACGCAGTGCATGAAATGGCGCGTGTGGTGGATTTATTGGAAACGGATTACGCGGCGCAACTGCGCCAACGGCGGCACGCACTTCTTGGCCGCCCGACCATCAATGTCGGCACGATTTCCGGCGGCGTGCAGGCGAATATCGTGCCCGACTATTGCGCCATCACGATTGATCGCCGGACGATTCCCGGCGAAACCGACGCGAGCGTGCTGCGCGAAATCAAGGCTCTCCTGAAAAAGAAACATTTGCGCGCCACCTTCGCAAACACCAAAGACGCTCCCTGTTTTCCAATGGAAACCGACACGCGTTTGCCGCTGGTGCGGGAATTCATGCGCAGCGTGGGCCAATCGCGCGCGCGGGGCGCGGATTATTTTTGCGATGCCTCGGTGCTCTCGCGCGGCGGCACGCCGAGTGTGGTGTTCGGCCCCGGCGACATCGCGCAGGCGCATACCGCGGATGAGTGGATTTCGGCAAAGTCGCTTGAACGCGCCCGCGAAATATTAGTCCATTTCTTGTCGGCGTTGCCGTGA
- a CDS encoding aminopeptidase has translation MTDPRYAKLANLLVGYSTRLKKGERVLLDMIDVPDEFSIALMRAVRATGATPLIEVRHTRISREILKDTDSAHASLVRDMEMFRMKKVHAYIAVRGSANANETADVAADKLAMYSKIMRPVLNYRVNKTRWVVLRWPTPSMAQGAGMSTEAFENLYFDVCTMDYAKMARAMAPLEKLMGKTDRVHLKGPGTDLKFSIKGIGAKMCKGDRNIPDGEVFSCPIKDSVNGVITYNAPTIYSGSKFENVRLEFKDGKIMKATSNNTKRLNEILDTDAGARYVGEFSLGFNPYILNPMCDILFDEKIAGSLHFTPGQAYEDVDNGNRSAVHWDMVLIQRPEWGGGEVWFDDKLIRKDGIFLPKELKPLNPANLK, from the coding sequence ATGACTGATCCACGTTACGCAAAATTGGCGAACTTACTCGTCGGTTATTCCACCAGGCTCAAAAAAGGCGAGCGCGTGCTGCTCGACATGATTGACGTGCCGGACGAATTTTCCATCGCGCTCATGCGCGCCGTGCGCGCTACGGGCGCGACACCCTTGATCGAAGTGCGCCACACGCGCATCAGCCGCGAGATTTTGAAGGACACGGATTCGGCGCATGCCTCGCTGGTGCGGGACATGGAGATGTTTCGCATGAAAAAAGTGCATGCTTACATCGCCGTGCGCGGCAGCGCGAACGCCAACGAAACGGCGGACGTGGCCGCGGACAAGCTGGCGATGTATTCCAAGATCATGCGCCCCGTGCTGAATTATCGCGTGAACAAAACGCGCTGGGTCGTATTGCGCTGGCCGACGCCGAGCATGGCGCAGGGCGCGGGCATGAGCACTGAGGCATTCGAGAATTTGTATTTTGACGTTTGCACGATGGATTACGCGAAGATGGCACGCGCGATGGCGCCGCTGGAAAAGCTGATGGGAAAAACCGACCGCGTGCATCTCAAGGGACCAGGCACGGACCTCAAGTTCAGCATCAAAGGCATCGGCGCGAAGATGTGCAAGGGCGACCGCAACATTCCCGACGGCGAAGTGTTTTCCTGCCCGATCAAAGACTCGGTGAATGGCGTGATCACTTACAACGCGCCTACGATTTATTCGGGGTCGAAATTTGAGAACGTGCGCCTCGAATTCAAGGATGGCAAAATCATGAAAGCGACGTCGAATAACACGAAACGCTTGAACGAAATTTTGGACACGGACGCCGGCGCGCGTTACGTCGGCGAATTTTCATTGGGCTTCAATCCGTATATCCTGAACCCGATGTGCGATATTTTGTTTGATGAAAAGATCGCGGGGTCGCTGCATTTCACGCCCGGCCAGGCTTACGAGGACGTGGATAATGGAAATCGTTCAGCGGTGCATTGGGACATGGTGCTCATCCAGCGTCCGGAATGGGGCGGCGGCGAAGTGTGGTTCGACGATAAATTGATCCGCAAGGACGGAATATTTTTGCCAAAGGAATTGAAGCCGCTGAATCCCGCGAATTTGAAATAG
- a CDS encoding TIM barrel protein, whose translation MKNNHSVSRRKFLQTGIIVSGFLAVASPSPVFAGATKPERDPDDGLKLGIASYTFRKFTLDQAIAMTKQTGLKYINLKDTHLPLNSSAADCVAAAAKIKAAGLTLMGGGVIYMKNDEHQIRQIFEYARNAGMPMIVCSPEPEALDIVENMVKEFNLRIAIHNHGPSDKKYPSPLDVLKMVEHRDARMGICMDVGHTVRLGQDPVEVISQIKERLYDFHIKDINQPNAKGRDMEVGKGIIDIVGIFKEFLAMKFPGHIGLEYEANGDAPLPGVMESVAYMHGVLAAV comes from the coding sequence ATGAAAAATAATCACTCAGTAAGCCGCCGTAAATTTTTGCAAACCGGAATAATAGTGTCGGGATTTCTCGCGGTAGCGAGTCCTTCACCCGTGTTTGCCGGGGCGACCAAGCCGGAGCGCGATCCGGACGATGGCTTGAAGTTGGGAATCGCGTCGTACACCTTTCGCAAATTCACGCTCGACCAGGCGATTGCGATGACCAAGCAAACCGGCCTGAAATATATCAATCTCAAAGACACGCATCTCCCGCTCAATAGCAGCGCGGCGGATTGCGTGGCGGCGGCGGCGAAAATCAAAGCTGCGGGACTCACGCTGATGGGCGGGGGTGTCATTTATATGAAGAACGACGAACACCAAATCCGGCAGATCTTCGAATACGCGCGCAATGCGGGGATGCCGATGATTGTTTGCAGCCCGGAACCCGAGGCGCTGGACATCGTCGAAAATATGGTGAAGGAATTCAATTTACGCATCGCCATCCATAACCACGGCCCGTCGGACAAAAAATATCCGTCGCCCCTCGATGTATTGAAGATGGTGGAGCATCGCGACGCACGCATGGGCATCTGCATGGACGTTGGTCACACAGTCCGGCTCGGGCAGGACCCGGTGGAAGTGATTTCGCAAATCAAGGAACGCCTTTATGACTTTCACATCAAGGACATCAACCAGCCCAATGCCAAGGGCCGCGACATGGAAGTCGGCAAGGGCATCATTGATATTGTCGGAATCTTCAAGGAATTCCTCGCGATGAAGTTTCCGGGTCATATCGGTTTGGAATACGAAGCCAACGGCGATGCGCCCCTGCCCGGCGTGATGGAATCGGTCGCCTACATGCACGGCGTCCTCGCGGCGGTCTAA
- a CDS encoding glycoside hydrolase family 71/99-like protein — protein sequence MHIFQKLRLMRSNARRFFTFIFASGCGLGMGLTVSAQSPASNVVHAVESAPAHNEPAAGDAEPYDASAVLAPYHGPVVKGVDTQTLTGKVMCGYQGWFGTPNDGSGDRNWRHWTKHFGPLGDGNAKVDLWPDVSELPPGERYATDFKLADGRPADVFSSFRRPTVLRHFEWMEQYGIDGVFVQRFVNGLRNPESQEHCNQVLANCREGANTHGRAYAVMYDLSGLDEGRIHEVMDDWRMLRRKMAITEDPAYLHHHGKPVVSVWGVGFSDRRRYTLDECKQLVEFLKQDGCTVMLGVPAHWRNLNMDAMSDPKLLEVIAMADIVSPWTVGRYKNLEEAEDYADNLLKPDQAWCRQRKIDFLPVVFPGFSWHNMYTYGKSNQIPRQRGNFLWKQFTDAKEAGASMVYVAMFDEVDEGTAIFKCANNVPVGTESKFITLEGLPSDYYLKLVGSGTKLLRGELSAEAQNKMTESMSGSVH from the coding sequence ATGCACATATTTCAAAAGCTGCGGCTGATGCGTTCCAATGCGCGACGATTCTTCACGTTTATTTTCGCGAGCGGCTGCGGCTTGGGGATGGGGTTAACGGTCTCGGCGCAAAGCCCCGCGTCGAATGTCGTGCATGCCGTTGAATCCGCGCCCGCGCATAATGAACCCGCCGCCGGTGACGCCGAACCTTATGATGCCAGCGCCGTGCTCGCGCCGTATCATGGCCCCGTGGTAAAGGGCGTGGATACGCAAACCCTCACCGGCAAAGTCATGTGTGGTTATCAAGGCTGGTTCGGCACGCCCAACGATGGCAGCGGCGACCGTAATTGGCGTCACTGGACGAAACATTTCGGGCCGCTTGGCGATGGCAATGCGAAAGTGGATTTGTGGCCGGACGTTTCCGAGTTGCCGCCCGGCGAGCGTTACGCGACGGATTTTAAATTGGCCGATGGACGCCCGGCGGACGTGTTCAGTTCGTTTCGCAGGCCGACGGTGCTGCGGCATTTCGAGTGGATGGAGCAGTATGGAATTGACGGCGTATTTGTGCAGCGATTCGTCAACGGCCTCAGAAACCCCGAAAGCCAGGAGCATTGCAATCAGGTGCTGGCCAACTGCCGCGAAGGCGCGAATACGCATGGCCGCGCGTACGCCGTGATGTATGACTTGAGCGGGCTGGACGAAGGCCGCATCCACGAAGTCATGGATGATTGGCGGATGCTGCGCCGCAAGATGGCCATCACGGAAGACCCCGCGTATCTGCATCATCACGGCAAGCCGGTCGTCTCGGTATGGGGCGTGGGATTCAGTGATCGCCGCCGTTACACGCTGGATGAATGCAAGCAACTCGTCGAATTTTTAAAACAGGATGGCTGCACGGTGATGCTTGGTGTGCCCGCGCATTGGCGCAATCTGAACATGGACGCCATGAGCGATCCAAAATTGCTCGAAGTGATTGCGATGGCGGACATCGTGAGCCCGTGGACGGTCGGGCGATACAAGAATTTGGAAGAGGCAGAGGATTATGCGGACAATTTGTTGAAACCCGATCAAGCCTGGTGCCGCCAGCGGAAGATTGATTTTCTGCCGGTGGTTTTCCCCGGGTTTAGCTGGCACAACATGTACACCTACGGGAAGTCCAACCAGATTCCCCGCCAGCGCGGGAATTTTTTGTGGAAACAATTTACCGATGCCAAGGAAGCCGGAGCTTCGATGGTCTATGTGGCGATGTTCGACGAAGTGGATGAGGGCACGGCGATCTTCAAGTGCGCCAACAATGTGCCGGTGGGAACGGAATCCAAGTTCATCACGCTCGAAGGTTTGCCGAGTGATTATTACCTCAAGCTGGTCGGCTCGGGGACGAAACTTTTGCGTGGGGAACTTTCGGCGGAGGCGCAAAATAAAATGACGGAATCCATGTCGGGTTCCGTTCATTGA